A genomic window from Hyla sarda isolate aHylSar1 chromosome 8, aHylSar1.hap1, whole genome shotgun sequence includes:
- the LOC130285258 gene encoding uncharacterized protein LOC130285258 — protein MELSWSHHTRCTVLSLIHHTRRSPVMKPPHEVYSPVMEPSHEVYSPVMEPSHEVYSPVMEPSHKMYSPVMEPSHEVYSPVMEPSHKVYSPVMNSSQKVYSPVMEPSHEVYSPVMEPSHEVYSPVMEPSHEVYSPVMKPSHEVYSPVMEPSHEEYSPVMEPSHEVYSPVMKPSHEMHSPVMEPSHEAHSPVMKPSHEAHSPVMQPSHEAHSPVMKPLHEVYSPVMKPSHQVYSPVMKPSHEVYSPVMEPSHEVYSPVMKPSHEVYSPVMEPSHEVYSPVMKPSHEVYSPVMEPSHEV, from the coding sequence ATGGAGCTGTCATGGAGCCATCACACGAGGTGTACAGTCCTGTCATTAATTCATCACACAAGACGTAGTCCTGTCATGAAGCCACCACATGAGGTGTACAGTCCTGTCATGGAGCCATCACACGAGGTGTACAGTCCTGTCATGGAGCCATCACACGAGGTGTACAGTCCTGTCATGGAGCCATCACACAAGATGTACAGTCCTGTCATGGAGCCATCACACGAGGTGTACAGTCCTGTCATGGAGCCATCACATAAGGTGTACAGTCCTGTCATGAATTCATCACAAAAGGTGTACAGTCCTGTCATGGAGCCATCACACGAGGTGTACAGTCCTGTCATGGAGCCATCACACGAGGTGTACAGTCCGGTCATGGAGCCATCACACGAGGTGTACAGTCCTGTCATGAAGCCATCACATGAGGTGTACAGTCCTGTCATGGAGCCATCACACGAGGAGTACAGTCCGGTCATGGAGCCATCACACGAGGTGTACAGTCCTGTCATGAAGCCATCACACGAGATGCACAGTCCTGTCATGGAGCCATCACATGAGGCTCATAGTCCTGTCATGAAGCCATCACATGAGGCTCATAGTCCTGTCATGCAGCCATCACATGAGGCTCATAGTCCTGTCATGAAGCCATTACACGAGGTGTACAGTCCTGTCATGAAGCCATCACACCAGGTGTACAGTCCTGTCATGAAACCTTCACACGAGGTGTACAGTCCTGTCATGGAGCCATCACACGAGGTGTACAGTCCTGTCATGAAGCCATCACACGAGGTGTACAGTCCTGTCATGGAGCCATCACACGAGGTGTACAGTCCTGTCATGAAGCCATCACACGAGGTGTACAGTCCTGTCATGGAGCCATCACACGAGGTGTAG